The DNA segment TTGGAGTTGAAAACGTCAGCTGTACCGAAATTTCAATGGAATCAAGTACCCGTCAATAGTGAACCCAGCAATCAAGAGTCTGCCAATCAAGAACCGGaatcaaaaaacgaagaaCCGAAAACGCCCGTACTGATGGATCTAGGTCCCCAGAGTCCAGTAGCACCAGTTGTGGAGACACATTTACAGGCATAGGAGATTACCTCTCAGGTAACACTTTAAACAGTATATGTTCTAGCCAAGCAAATTATGACACTACACCAAGTAATTTGAATCGTTTTTCTACTACCGTATGTGATCGCAAGAGAAAGCATCAACCGCTCATCACGACGTTTTTCCGAAGTTCAACTGGAAATGATACCGAACCGACCGCTCAAACCTGCCCAAACCAAACCGAATACATGGATTCGATGCCGATATACTATAACAACTGCCGGAGTATTTCAAATAAACGCAACATCAGCATGAAAATTGAACTGTCGACCTACAAAGTGCTGTGTTTCACCGAAACTAAGGCGGACGCTAGTATTTCGAGCAGTGTTTACTTTCCTGATGCCTTTAAAGTGTACCGTAATGACCGAATTATCCAGAATTTAAGGCGAGCAGGTGGAGTTGCTATTTTGGTCCTTCACACATTAAACAGCAGAGCAATTGTATTCGATTTCATTGATGACGTCGACCTAAACAGTGAATTTTTGGCTATTGAAATACTCATCAAGCCCCAGGCAATGGTGGTCTACGTTTGCTACCAAAGTACATTCGACCTAGAAGTAGCAATGAAACATTATCGACGTGTTAAATTCATCGTAGAAAAATACCGTATGCACAAGATCATAGTTGTCGGTGACTTCAACCTTCATGATATTGTTTGGACAGCTGATTACGATGATGACAATGGATATTTGCCACACACGTTAACGAATGCCACTGCGAATGGGAGCCTATAAAACTACCAAACCGATGCTCTGtattttttggacaaaatgctCAGTTTGTCATTGTCTCAACTGTCGGATTTTCGCAACACGTCTTCAAATGTTTTGGATTTggtttttgtcaaaaattcaaacgaattcAGACTCAGCAAGGACAACTTCACTatcatcgaacaaaatcaacaaGATCCAAGCCACGTACCTTACGAAATAATGGTGGATTACTATGCTAATTCCTCTGTAAAGACCGAAGACGTTACTGTGTATCAATATGCACGCGGACACTATGATAGAATGGAATGCCAACTGAATGCGATCAATTTCCAACACGAATTTAATATCAGAGATGTTGACGCAGCATACGAATTCTTCGTTCAGACCATTAAATCTCTAATCGAACAAAACGTGCCAAAGAAAACAGTCAGAAAATACTCGAACAAACCGAAATGGTGGTCTCCAGAGTTACAGCGTCTTAAGAATCGTCGTGACAAGTTGTTTAAACGAAAAGCCAGAAACGAATCAACAACGTTGGAATATGAAGAGGCACATAAATTATTCAGTGAGGAAAGCGACCGTCGATACAACGAATATATCCGCCAGACAcaagaaaatatcaaatcgAATCCAGCTGAATTTTGGAAGTTTGCGAAAATGAATGGTGGCATCGAAAAGTACCCTGACAGACTAAAATTCGGTGATAAAATTGGCAATACAACGGAAGAAGTGGTAGACTTGTTTGCTGATTACTTCGAATCGATTTACGTACCTGATGAAGAGAATTGGGATTTTGACGATATTTACGTTCCGATAAGTAGTGCTGAAGAAATTAATGTCTCGTTGTTTGACATTGAAGCAGCGATTCATACACTGGAATGGAAGAGTGGAGCTGGACCAGACGAGATAAAACCATCGGTTTTGAAAATGTGTGCATCATCAGTTGCATGGCCAATATGGTTGCTGtatcaaaaatctttcaataTTGGTGAAATAGCGGCCACATCGAAAATATCACGAATCGTTCCGGTATACAAAAGAAAGGGTGACAAAGCAGACGTAAAGAACTATAGAGTCGTAGCCATCCAAACGATCGTACTAAAAATCCATGATATTGCAGTGAAGAAGAAGATTAGTGAGATTATTCAACCTCAACTGAAAAGCGCGCAACATGGATTCAGGAATAAGAGATCAGTTGTCACCAATCTGCTAGGTCTATCAATTATGGCTCACAATGCGTTCGAACGATCATGTCAACTCGACTTGTGTTACGGTGATTACAAAACTGCCTTCGACAAAGTGATAATACGTTTGTTAATTGTGAAATTTGCGAGATTTGGTATTGGGAAGAAAACAGCAAGGTGGATGTGTCAATATCTGGTTGGGAGGACCAATTACGTTCAAATCAGCATTTTTAAGTCAAGATTGTACGAATCTACATCTGGAGTACCGGCCGGAAGTTCTCTTGGCCCACAAATGTTCACAGTGTTTATCGATGATGTAGTCGACGTTCTTGAATTTGTGTGCCCTCTACTATTTGCGGATGACATCAAGTTGGCGTCCATTATCTTCGATCACAGCGATATACATCGAATGCAGCGAGATATCGATAACGTTAATAGATGGAACACAGAGAATCGTCTTCAATTCAACAAGGACAAATGTTACATATTCAGCATTTACCGAAGTGAATCATCGTTCATCAAAGCCGATTACACAATGGGTGATCACGTCATAGAGAGAGTCGAAGAAATGAACGATTTGGGATTTTTGGTCAACAGGTGGTTTCACCCGGGCAGTCACATTGAGCATATGGGAATGAAGTGTCGCCAGATGATTGGAtgcattaaacatttttccaacggCAATTTTACCAAAGAGACACAACGTATACTCTATTTGGCTTATGTACGTCCAAGGCTGGAATTTGCATCAACAATTTGGAATCCTGCGGCGCAAATCTACAAAGACGATATTGAATCTATACAGAAACAGTTCGTTATCTATTTGCTAGAAAGCCGTAGTAACGCAACGACATACAGGTTGGCTCCTTACGAGGATCGATGCAAGCAACTGAAGTTACAAAGTTTGGATACTCGTCGAACAATAGCTGATGCAATGCTTGCTTTTGATTTGTATAAAGGAAACGTGACTGATGATATTATCTCGCCTAGATTTGTTCGAAGTGAAAGTGTTTACGGTTTTCGAGAGACTACTATGAAATTGCTGGTTGAGCCGCGGTTTTCGAATGTGTATTTATCAGAACAACCGATCGTTCGGCTGATTAGACTTATTAATAAGCATAAAGCGGTTGTGACTAGGTGTGAGAATAGAACGACgtttaaaagtttaattttagaGGAGCTTGGTTTTTAGTGTTTGACGGAAGTAGTCTTAAGTATTTATGTTATCTAcgtttgtatattttgtatattttgtacatttttatattcagcCAGTTTTTTGGCGgtgtcaataaattcaattcaattcaattcaataaaacgaATATATAGCCTCAATAAACTTAATAATATGTCACCACATGCAAGACAGCCATCTCATATTGTACCAAATTAGACGAAAAACATTGGATGCTCGTTAGCAATGTGATCGTGGATCGATCGATTTTGCCATTCATTCAACAAGTTCTTCATATTCAAGCGTGCATTcctgaaagaaaaacaaaattttacgtcACATCTTGCACATAAGTTATGCCATAAATGGTTTTCACTCACTCAATGTAGACTCTACCGCGGTACGCAGCCAAATGGGCATAATAGGTTGGTGCCGGATACGAAACTGATCGATTGCACCGTGAAAACAAATGGCATAAGTTGTACGACAGTCCCTGCAGATCGTCTATCGAATGATTTGCTTCGTCCAGTAAAATGCAATATTTGGTTGGTTTAGACACACCCTATGAGTGAGTTAGAATCAGTTTTTAAAATCGCTGTGTCTTTCGCAGTGACATTAGACCGTACCTGGATGGATTGATGGGACACTAAGTAAAAGTGATTTTCATTCGGGTGTGTTATTTCCGTATCGACGATGGTTCCAGCTGGTACATTGTTGTTTCGGTCTTTTCCACCGATTTCGGTTTTCCCAGGGAAAAATCGTGTATGATGGCGTTTCTGAACCACGATGATGGTCATTTTAACCTTATGCTCGTAACCTGGTTCAATTTCATTGCATGCCCTTCAAGGAGAAGTTATAGAGTTAGTTATTAAGATCAACATCTGGACTAGTATATGACCACTAACCGAACCATAGCCATTTTCTCGCTAGCCATTACTTGTTGGAACTGGCCCTCGGATACACCATCCCggtaatataaaattttattcggtAAGTGACCGTTCTTCTTCTGGTAGAATCTTAAATGTTCCACgataatttgttgaaaatcttGAATGATTTCTACTCGCGGTCCTTGTAAACGCCAACAAACATTGTAGCAAAAAGCGTTCCCGTCATGCGATGCCGCCACACCGACAACACTGTGAATACAGAATCAACATTGATTACAAATTACGGTCATAATGGATTGACGCTAAGACATCTTTACCTAGGAATACTTTTCTGTTCGCCAGACGGATGGGTGACATCAGCGCCGATTAACATACACTTGTCCTCAAGTATTGGAGACTCGTTCAAACGATGATTGGTTCCGTTGAGCTTGGCGTTgcattttaacaaaatgttaGATATGGTGCTGCCGTCCTTCCTTTTCTTGAAAACCGTTGTGCCCTTTATACACTGCGTAAGCACACCGATACGTGTTTCAGCCAACTGCTTAATTTTTGAGTACATTGGACCAGAATCGGGTATTATGCAGAACAAAATTCGAATTTGTTCATTCTTCGCAAATTCCAAttctttttgaatatttgcaTCGATGTCGCGAGGGTTAACAGTGTTAACAGAACGCACGTAAGTTGGTTTTTCAGCAAGATTCAGATTGGTCGGCTTACTAATTCTAaaaaactgaagaaaaatcaaattgtgaaaatttgaagtaaaagaaattaaaattttcgtacACTTGCTGCCAACTCATTTAAATCATTGTTTCGTGTGCGTTGATTCACATTCAAAATGGCCCACTTATTGGCAGATTCCGGGATCAAGAATGGCTGTCCTTCTCCACGCCAGACACCATTTTTCACTTCTACAAGTTTGCCATTACCATACACAATACTTGGCGCTTTCAAACATCGTGCCTGGACCTTGGCGAAATTCGTGTCAAGTTCCAATCCGAAACTCCGTACAATTGGTGATTCGTTGTGTTGTATCTTGTCTAACATGTCCATGATTTTGGATTTCCGAACATCGGTAGAAGTCGCAGCGACCCTAATGATTTTACGTGTCTGATTTTCGGTACATTTTCTGTTGATAGCCTGCAAGGAAAATTTCATGAGTCAAAACACTTATTCGttagaaaacattattttttagttCACCTGACGATCTGAAAGGGAGCAGTGCTCCATTGGTACGACTATGTTTTTGATGCTGTTACCGAGCTTAACACACGGTAAATCGGGTCGGGTAATAGTATAATTTTGGGTTTGAAAATATTCGGCAACTGTAAGTCGATTGCCATCTTTATCTTTGAATGTTTCTTTATCCGGCACTCCAACCAGATCCACAAATTTATAACTATACATTGTTCCGTCAACAGTGGGTGTCTTGTAAATTACATCCATTCCGGATAGATGCCGTCTCATATAATTAGTGGCCTGACGTATATCACATCGATATTCGTTCGCCATTTGCTCTAACATCTTTACCAGCGAATCATATCGTTCGGGGAATCCTTTATGTGCTATATCTACATTGATATATATATTAGATCCAAGCACCGAACTTTGAAACAGACCCAGCCATAGTTCGAAAAAGTCACCCAAGTATTCACGATTACTAGCTGGTATGAAAAATGATCGTGCCGCTTGGATGCCCATTTCTAAATGTTTCTGCTGAAATGCTCCTTTCAAAATGACATCAATGCACTGCAGTGCTCTTTGCGGTGCATCATATTGACGCGTCGAGTGGTATCTGTACGAAAAgattgttttaaatatttttaaatgataaataaaGGCGAGCCAAACCACTTACGTTCTCAATGGGTTCAATGCAACTTCCATATTCTCCGTTTCTTTTATGTTGACGAGGTACTTGCGGACGCCACCCGTTTCTGGATGAATAAAATCGACTTCACGCTCAATTTTTTCCAGACTCAAAACTATTGGTGAATATGCATTACGCGCCCCATCAAAGGCAATGCCTGTACcaggaaaattatttgtgcaaaattgttgaaatatcTTCGGcatatttttctttggtttATCTGGCTCAATCGTTACATCGTAATGATACGCTGAGTCCTTCATTTTGTCGATATTCAGTTTCAGATAGTTTGTTTCGAgtaaacttttgaatttagttcCACGTGTACCCGATCCCTTATAGGGACACAGTAAATGTGGCATTTCAGTTGTTACTGTTGGTTGATTCGAAGATTGGGCTGATGGTTGTTTTCCCGATGAAGCTTCTTGCGGATCTTCTATCTTTTTCGGAGAAGTCGATGACTGCACATCAGACTGCTTTTGAGCTTGCCTTTTCGGCGATGGTCGGCCATCTTTTTTCTTGTCTGGAGAACCTGATGTTCTCGGCGGTCTTTCTGCTTTCTGTTTAGGCTGGTGAggaatttcgtttttcgaaACGTCTGATTCAATCGAACATTGCTGATTTTCCGATGAAATTGTCATTTGAGGATCAGCATGTTGTTGATTTGCCGTCTTTTTCGGAGAAGTCGATGACTGTGCATCATACTGCTTTGGAGCTTGCTTTTTCGGCGATGTTCGGACATCTTTTTTCTTGACCGGAGATCCTGATGTACGCGGCTGCTGCTCATTTTGATGTGAAATGGACAATATTGCAATTGGATCGGCACTGAGATTATCTTCTTGATTGGTGTTAGAATTTGGTCGCTGATCAGGGTTGATCGATTTTGGTTCACTTTCTGCTCCTTGCGGTGTGCCAGCACCTTCGGGATCCATTTTCTTATTATCTAAAGAAAGAAAGGAACAAATTCAAGTGTGAAATTACTTAATGgagaaaattaggaaaatgcATTGACGTGTTCTTTTTGCTATACTTGCagaaaattgtcgaaattttttttatttattttacttacTTCTTTTTTCAACTATTCTGCCTAATTTGTTaagttttgaatttaattattttaattttctctatGTTGAACCTAAACACGTCACTGTTTCAAGTTTGATTTCGAtaatatgaactttttttaaaagatgTACTACAAATAAAGTCGCTCTATAAACAAGTGTATCACGCGTGACAGTAatgacatttaatttttttacctttcaacaattttaaaggTAAGTTTACATGACGATAAGTATTACAGTGACGCCGTATATAACGGTCATTATGCTCCCTGCAATCGTTATTGAGGAAACTatagatcaaaattttgacgaCTGACAGTGCGATCGCATACCACAATTTCGtgcttccaggtaaaataaagttttgtaccattggtcgattacaaCCAGGGCTGTAAACTTAgggccattttattagatacgcgggaacacaccacgtctgatgattttacatacaaaaaaatgcaacaaCATCACGGCCATCACGGCGATGACAATAATcacagtaggtgaatttttgtatgaaatccgccatGTTATCATCAAAGAAGCAAACTTCGCGAAACGGggtaatttttaaattctttgttAAGAAAAccaataaactgaaaattcgTACTAAAAAGTTGATTGAGCAATTTGAAGTAACCAGGAAACGTTTATATTTGAAGTTAAGCCAAGTAAAGTCACTAAATTGttccaaaaaattctaaaatttgttggtgatttctcagaaaaaaaatatttcgcctTTGTAAGGTTAGCCAAATGAAGAGATCTATAACTGAAGACGTgaagattaattttaaatttacgtATTACCTCAAAGTATGACACTTCGCTCATATGCAATATGCAATTACATTTCCTAATCATGTAAAGCACAGTACTAACGTAAAAGTCCCCATTTTTATTTGGACCCACGGACGTGATGTACTATTACATTTTGTGGACAAAAAGTGCATATGAAAAGAATTACAAAATAGTTGCAGATGGGTTGCGAAAGAGTTGCACggtaaaaaaagagttgcatcgGATTAGCACGCtgaaaaaagagttgcatatCGAGTGGTTTGCCCATCGTCATCTTCATGAATCATGTAACATCAAGTGAAAAGGAAAATCATGAATCAtgtgaaaaggaaaatttatgtttactAAATATTTCTCCACCGTGTTTGTAGAATGATATAAAAGATGATATATATGATGAGTCGCGGAATGACATGTATTCTCGTAACtccaaatattcgtaacttgacagttgcgtgtataaaatcccataataactgtcaagttacgaacgTATGAGAATTGAGGCCCAGACtactttcattttcaatctttACAATACACAGTAAAAAGGACATacaaaaaatcggaaaagGAAACACGGAAAAAGCATAACTTTTAAAAGCAGTAGGCAGTTCTGATTCATATGACCAAGGATCCCGGATCAAGAAGTTGTGTTCTTAGCTTTCGAGCCACCTGAAGTCACCTGCTCAagtcgatgttagaaaacgttatataaattttatgaatgaaccGCGACTTCTTCTGCGTTTACATGTCCGATGACTGGTGCCAACAACCTATATATACTAGATCAGTGTGGCCATATATGAAGTTATCGATATCTTGCCCGATGTTTTTATTATCTGACAGCTTTGATTTACATCTTCACATCAAGCGTTATCGGCTTATGTCAATAAAATAGAGACATACGCTGATGACgtattgaaaacgtgttttagataaaaatataaatacatCCGGTAAGCCCAGCTTCACAAGTAGCTTATCTTTCTCCAAAATAAATATCTGTGCTTAACACAATTGCAAGTAATTAAGGTCCCCACGCAGTCTGTCAAGGAggaaacggaggcaaaactgcatgttttttttactgcgattccaattttttcttagATTGAAATAACTGGTCTGACCagttattttaattatatttcctTCTCTCTATTTATAATAACAGTCTATTCGCGATTTGCACGTTCAACAGatgacaatattttctatgttggaaaaattatgatttttatgatcagagcgagaacataacttgccttggggtacttgtcaaagtattttattctctttcaacatgttatACGATGCGAGCGAGTGGACCGAAGATCAGTTTATTATAACCTTGGGGTACTTGCCAAATATTTCATGATATAAGCAAATGACATAAGTATATGTTAAACTTTTGCTCACTACACCGAATTTTGCTCATCGCCGATAGATTTGGAGAAACAAATATAATTCAGaccaattaaatattttaacttgccttgcgggatgtgtcaaaataatatatgaaaaaatattctgaTCATAACAGCCTATTATgcatagactgttatgatcagagcgaatatttataacttgccttgctgtatattttcataaaagagAATGTCGAAAAGCGTGTTCACCCAGTTAAATTaaccaatgaatgtacaaaccaggcatggtctgtccatacaaactggaggaaatagcgaattcatataaacaaactcatctttcaatgaaaatcattgagaggtgagtttctttatatgaaatcgttttttcctccgctccatacaaatttttaccaactggtcatttttctctcttttacgctcttttaacgcttttaatccaatttttgacatatctcccaaggcaagttaaaatactGGTCTGAAATAATAATATATTTCCTTCTCTcccatcaataaaatttcatattgtAAACTTCCACGAATGCATGGCCAACTTCAGTGGGCACTTAAAACGTCATTTATgatgaaataaacaaaaaaaaaacgctcgGCAGAtccatgaaaaaataaatattgcaaAACTGAATTTAAAGTCTCCTTCGAAATTCACAGGCATATTGGTGATCATACCAAAATATTATACAAGTCAACGAAATAGAAGATGGATGGGTGGACATTGCTTTACAAAACGGTCGACAGGGCCATCGATTCAAAGTCCGATGTTTTGGTAGCCGTCGTGCATTGGCAGTTATTACGAGTTGGCATGAAGTGCATTGGAATCGGGGACGATGTACTTAATGACATACGCTTAATCGAACGATTTCTGGTTATTCAATTCTTTTCCAATTCTTTCTTCAGAAAACGTTGTCAAATTCAGACCAAGAATCGGAACTATTACC comes from the Bradysia coprophila strain Holo2 unplaced genomic scaffold, BU_Bcop_v1 contig_358, whole genome shotgun sequence genome and includes:
- the LOC119081579 gene encoding protein argonaute-2-like, which codes for MDPEGAGTPQGAESEPKSINPDQRPNSNTNQEDNLSADPIAILSISHQNEQQPRTSGSPVKKKDVRTSPKKQAPKQYDAQSSTSPKKTANQQHADPQMTISSENQQCSIESDVSKNEIPHQPKQKAERPPRTSGSPDKKKDGRPSPKRQAQKQSDVQSSTSPKKIEDPQEASSGKQPSAQSSNQPTVTTEMPHLLCPYKGSGTRGTKFKSLLETNYLKLNIDKMKDSAYHYDVTIEPDKPKKNMPKIFQQFCTNNFPGTGIAFDGARNAYSPIVLSLEKIEREVDFIHPETGGVRKYLVNIKETENMEVALNPLRTYHSTRQYDAPQRALQCIDVILKGAFQQKHLEMGIQAARSFFIPASNREYLGDFFELWLGLFQSSVLGSNIYINVDIAHKGFPERYDSLVKMLEQMANEYRCDIRQATNYMRRHLSGMDVIYKTPTVDGTMYSYKFVDLVGVPDKETFKDKDGNRLTVAEYFQTQNYTITRPDLPCVKLGNSIKNIVVPMEHCSLSDRQAINRKCTENQTRKIIRVAATSTDVRKSKIMDMLDKIQHNESPIVRSFGLELDTNFAKVQARCLKAPSIVYGNGKLVEVKNGVWRGEGQPFLIPESANKWAILNVNQRTRNNDLNELAASFFRISKPTNLNLAEKPTYVRSVNTVNPRDIDANIQKELEFAKNEQIRILFCIIPDSGPMYSKIKQLAETRIGVLTQCIKGTTVFKKRKDGSTISNILLKCNAKLNGTNHRLNESPILEDKCMLIGADVTHPSGEQKSIPSVVGVAASHDGNAFCYNVCWRLQGPRVEIIQDFQQIIVEHLRFYQKKNGHLPNKILYYRDGVSEGQFQQVMASEKMAMVRACNEIEPGYEHKVKMTIIVVQKRHHTRFFPGKTEIGGKDRNNNVPAGTIVDTEITHPNENHFYLVSHQSIQGVSKPTKYCILLDEANHSIDDLQGLSYNLCHLFSRCNRSVSYPAPTYYAHLAAYRGRVYIENARLNMKNLLNEWQNRSIHDHIANEHPMFFVHSHEAEVSLIKMTTIPTFEQQNINLKTRIQDSNTKEKQPSSSSSSPAINRKCTENQTRKIIRVAATSTDVRKSKIMDMLDKIQHNESPIVRSFGLELDTNFAKVQARCLKAPSIVYGNGKLVEVKNGVWRGEGQPFLIPESANKWAILNVNQRTRNNDLNELAASFFRISKPTNLNLAEKPTYVRSVNTVNPRDIDANIQKELEFAKNEQIRILFCIIPDSGPMYSKIKQLAETRIGVLTQCIKGTTVFKKRKDGSTISNILLKCNAKLNGTNHRLNESPILEDKCMLIGADVTHPSGEQKSIPSVVGVAASHDGNAFCYNVCWRLQGPRVEIIQDFQQIIVEHLRFYQKKNGHLPNKILYYRDGVSEGQFQQVMASEKMAMVRACNEIEPGYEHKVKMTIIVVQKRHHTRFFPGKTEIGGKDRNNNVPAGTIVDTEITHPNENHFYLVSHQSIQGVSKPTKYCILLDEANHSIDDLQGLSYNLCHLFSRCNRSVSYPAPTYYAHLAAYRGRVYIENARLNMKNLLNEWQNRSIHDHIANEHPMFFV